Sequence from the Verrucomicrobiota bacterium genome:
CATCCACGCCGCCGCCGCGGATTGGCCGCAGTTCCGCGGCCCGGGCGGCAACGGCATCAGCGACGCCAAGGGCGCTCCGCTCAAGTGGAGCGATTCCGAGGGAATCGTCTGGAAGACCGATCTTCCCGGGCCGGGCACATCGAGCCCGATTGTCGTCGGCAACAAGATTTTCCTCACCTGCTACACCGGCGTGCAACCGGGACGCGGCGCAAGCCTCGATGCGTTGAAGCGGCACCTCCTGTGTCTCGATCGCGCGACAGGCAAGCTGCTTTGGAATACACCCGTTGCCGCAGATCTACCGGAGCAACCCGGCATCCGTGAGGATCACGGTTACTCGACGAGCACGCCCGTTGCCGACGCCGAGCGCGTGTATTGCTTCTTCGGCAAGTCGGGCGTGTTCGCGTTCGACCATTCAGGCAAGCAACTGTGGAAATCCAGCGTCGGCACGCAACTCAACGGCTGGGGCTCAGCCACGTCGCCCGTGCTTCACAAGGACCTCGTGCTCGTGAATGCCAGCGTCGAGAGCGGCTCGCTGGTCGCGCTCGACAAGAAGACCGGCGCTGAAAAGTGGCGCGCCCGCGGCATCAACGAGTCCTGGCACGCGCCGCTGGTCGTTCCCGGCCCGGGCGGCAAAGCCGAGGTGGTGACCGCGCTCATCCAGAAGGTGCTCGGCTTCGACGCGGACACCGGCCAGCA
This genomic interval carries:
- a CDS encoding serine/threonine protein kinase; the encoded protein is MRPLIRATGSVIALAVATSIHAAAADWPQFRGPGGNGISDAKGAPLKWSDSEGIVWKTDLPGPGTSSPIVVGNKIFLTCYTGVQPGRGASLDALKRHLLCLDRATGKLLWNTPVAADLPEQPGIREDHGYSTSTPVADAERVYCFFGKSGVFAFDHSGKQLWKSSVGTQLNGWGSATSPVLHKDLVLVNASVESGSLVALDKKTGAEKWRARGINESWHAPLVVPGPGGKAEVVTALIQKVLGFDADTGQQLWTCSTGIGWYMCPTPVARDGIIYAIGGRSPQNALAIKAGGRGDVTATHRMWKIDKGSNVSSPILHNGHLYFASDSLGVAYCVNATSGQLAYEERLGSRQSGFYASPVLADGKLYYLGRQGQCVVVSATPKFQQLAENTLEGNRGAFNASPAFDGNRLLLRSNRSLYCIGAR